TCATTAAGGAAACTGTATACTTAGAGGAAACGCTGCCCGAAAAATATAGAAGTAAAAAGTATTCCTAAATCGGTGTAGTTATTTCAAGTTAGATGGAAAAAAACCTTTGTCCACCACACAAGCTACACGCACTGTAAAGTATGTCGTATTACAACTGCTGAAGAATGACGGCGATCTAGGCTGCGGCAAGGTACATACAGCCAAATCGAGGCAAGTAAATTGgatgcaaaagaagaaaagcggAAGGAAGTAACCTGCAGATGAAACATACTTAACTCACATGACGTCGCTGACATAGCAGTGGCAGATTCAACGGTaagcggactgagcggccgcaGAAGGAAGTCCCTTTAATATATAAACTCCGTAGATAAATAACGTAACAAACATCACAGTCAATAAAGTAGCGGATAAATACAAAGCTCCAAGATTTAAGCTCTAGTGCATGTTTGGGGTTATGCCACGAGGATTTGAAATATTATGTTTGCATGCGTTTTTTTGCACCACAAAACTCCAACGGGATTTCCACGAATATTCCacggaaaaaaatattctCAACGATATATGACTTGTCAAGTTACATAATCGCTTATGACACATGTTCTCATCACTCAAGAGATTTTAGCCCTTCTAGCGGTATAAGAGTACAACAACAGACAACAACAGAGAACAGACAAAAACTACTGCTAACACAACAGGCGGACGGATTCGCAAGAATGACTGAGTAcaagttgcatttttttttctaaatatttgcttcaattttattcaataattttctttGACCGAAAGTACATCACATTTTTTATCCATGTATCGAAAATTGCAAAACTACATCCACTATTATTGGAACACACACAGGACTTTATCCGGTTCATTCGCTCCCTTCACTCTTCACGCTGCTGGCAGGAATCGGCACACCAACTCAGCTCATCGCCAGCTCCTCTGCTCAACAGCTTAAACCTACGGAAGCAAAATACATAACATTAGCAAACTCATCAACAACCACACTAGCTTCTTGCCCACCGACCTCCACACGTGCACAGCGATCTTCGCCTTCGGCTGCATCTTCCGAGGCCTCCACGATGGCTTCATCGTGAGCTTCGTCGTGAGTGGTCTCTTGCTCGACGTGATCCTCGCCCACGCTGTTTGCCTCTTGCGGGATTTCCTCCAAAGCTTCTATCAGCTTTCCACTGATGTCTTCAGTTTCATCTCGCTCCACAATGTCACTCATTGCATCTTCTAGAGCCTTCTCGATTTTCGACTGAACCTCATCCGGCTTCTCGACACTCTGATCTTGAGCGGCCTTCTGCTCATCCCGTTCCTGTACGGTCGATATCAGATCATTCCCTGGCTCAGTCGCCAAGGGGGCCAGGTCGACCAATTCCGACGCACTCAGCTCCTTCTCTGGGGTGATAGCCATGGCTTAGCCGCTGTTCTGCACACTGAAATACTTGAAACCGCTCACGGATAATGTCACTGGACGACAAACAAGAATTGTAGCGCTCGATAGGGAAAGTTCCACTAGCTTAGACTTGCACTTAGACACTTGCACAACGCTCGCCACGAAGATGTTACTAGCTTCACAATATTTGAACAACGAAAGGGTGCGTGCGCAATGAGCGATCGGCTTTTATAGCCCTCTAATGCACAAAACatgtcaatgtgtttgtgtaattgtATTCTTAGTGTAAGTGACCAACCGTGTGCAGTTATTTGCCTGACTCATTCTTGATACTTCCCAGGGTTTCTCAGCATTAGCTTCGTTAAAAGACAGGATAGGTTAAATCGTGTAATAGaatgataataatgttttaatttgtgtatGATCTGCATCGAAAATCTGTGTTTTGATACGTATGTCATCCTTCCGTGGAGTGCTGTCTTGTTtatcaattgaatttaattttctcatGTTCGAAATGGGACCGTTTCGGATGATATTCTGCTCGTATTTGATGTACTTTGTATACCTTGCGCTGGAAAGCCCTGCCCAGAGCGCAGTTTCGTTCGGTACGTGCCTATATGATCACAAACATCGTTCGCTCATTGTACGCAAGTGTTCGCGTAGAGAAGATGATGCGATGAGTAatccttcgccacaacagcgCCACTTCGCTATACAGGATTTGCTATCGCTTCAATAATTTCCTTACATATCGTTTCAATGCAAATTACAGACAGCTTCAAACTCCTTTCATTCAtcaagtttttatttaatttcttcataaCCAGTCCCTAGCCAAGCCGCTTTTAAATTTAACATATGGGCCATGCGCTATTACATTCACTTCACATTACATGTGTGTGATCTCCAGTAGGCTCTGATGTCCCGATGCATTAGCATTTTCTGTCGCATTATCTGGTAAGTTCACAACCGGAGGCATTCTTGCAATGTAGTTTCAAACCGACACCAATTATACGTGACCAAAGAGTACTTGTTCTTTATTCAGGAAggacggctttgccgtatGCTTGCCAAAGAGTGCTTAATTCGAGGCAAAACGGTATTTATTCACCTGAAAGATGCACAAATCCCCAGACTAGAAAACGCTCAAAAGAGCAATcagcaaagcaataaaatggattattacattttctgAATGCTCACCAAAGCAAAGATCTACGACCGATTTTGCGTTGACGTTGAGAAGCATTTCCAGGTGTAGATGACCATTCCATTCCAGGAGAACGAGATGTAACTCGAATGTAATGAGTCACCGTTGCTGTGAATATTGTGAATCTGAAGCAACAGTTTTATTGCGAAAAGAGATGGTCTTTTCCCCACTGTACGCATTGAAGCTGCTCCCAATAAAGCGAACGCATAGAAGCAACGATCGATTTTCGCTGTTTGTCACGGATTGAAGCCTTGCGATCTTCGTCCATCCAGAGACCGGATATCGATCACACCGACACGGCTCCAGACACGGTGAGCTGTACGATACCAGTCATGTCAGACCGCCGGAACGGTGTCCGATGATTTATGGCCCCCGCGCTGGTCTTGCGTTTGCAAGATATTCCAAACGGagcaaaaaatatatgatCCATCCCAAGAGCATGGCCAACAGCTCAATGGAACAATAGCTGACAAACAATAAAGGAGTGTAGTGGTAGCACAGCGAAGTTAGGGTTAAGAAGACACTCCGGGATGGGGCATTAGACTTTTGAGATTGCAGTGGACGCAATTGCGTTCGAACATTACCTAGTCACTTACACAGATGCCCAACTGGACACTCTAACCGGATGACGTGTGCATGAATCTGCATGCGAGCACTTCAAAACACTTTCGATGCGTACCTTCTTGCGCTAGAGCGTGGCTCGCATTCTCTCTTTGACCGTGCTACTGATCGGATCTGTTTTTGCAGACTCAGCTTTCCATTATTGTGTGAGTATTGGAATATAGTGCCTTTGCAAAGTTGCTCAGTTTGTATGTACGTAtgagagtgagtgtgtgttttttcggtttttgtgGTGCTACTTTTACACTAAACTGCATCTAACTGTATGTTCACATGTATCCCCTGTACAGCCGTTATTGCAAGCAATGGAGCGAAAAGCTACCCTTACGCACGTGTACGTCGGAAATCTGGCGCCCAACGTAAACGACCAACTGCTACGCCGCTATCTCTCGATGGCTGGTACCGTGGTCTCAACGAAGATCGCACGAAATGCAATGACTGGAGAGTCCTTGTTGTACGGCTCGGCCGTGTTCGCGACCACTCGGGACGTCCAAAATGTGATCCGCCGACTGAACGGAAAGGTGTTCCACGACAAGCCGCTGCTGGTGTGCTCGTATGGGGACTGTTCGAGCGAGCTGCACCACTACCAGCGCACTGTCGTAATCGGCAACAAGGAGCAGTACCTAACGCATAGCGCCATTTGCAAGCGGTTCGCACCGTACGGCCGAGTTCTGTTGTGCATGCAGCCCAAGATCCGGCACCGTCCGTCCAACGCTGTGTTCGTGCTGTTAGAATCAGCAGAGGTAGCTAGTCTTGTTATGAAGACTCGCCACGGCTGCTGGTTTGTCAAACCGTACCGGGAGCGAATGAAGCAGGTTCGCTGGGGAATGGAGACATCCGAGCTCGAGCCCAAGCGGAATCCCTCACATGGTGCTACCAGTAGTGAAAGAAAAGTACGTGGCGCGCGATCGGACGATCCGAGGCCAAGTCAGGCTGTTGTACCCAAACTCAACGTCGCTACCAGACAACAGGCCGGGCGTTTTGGTCGCAAAGCTTCCAAAGCTCCTGGAATTGAAGATGACGATGCAGTGTTTAAAATCTTTGGAAATCTGGTTCTCAACGATGATGTAttccaataataataacgatcAATATTCATTGATTTCTACATACACTGAGGGCCTTTGAGCACTACAATTTTATTAATATCCCATTTGATAAAACTATTCAGCTCAATGTTATTTCGCGAACTCTACTTTGATTATAATAACGCAGCATTCTTATTGAACTATTAAACTTTAATATTATCTAATATATTCAACAACAGCTTCTGTTAGTTCAATTGTCACAACGCACCCATTTACTTGAAATAAAGCTTACTCTCCTTAGTAGGATGCAGCATTTAATCGTGTCTAGTTGCATTTGAACAATAGCATCCTGAAACGATTTGCTTGAGCAGATATCCGAAAACTCATCCATTAGTTGTTTCACGGGGAAAGAAAGGTTGAGTGCGGGTGAAATTACCATGCTATGGTCACTGACATACAGTTTCGCGCAGATTGTCTGAGCGTAATTGTCTGCCCAAGGTTTGCCGGACGAATTATTACATGCAGCTGTGCGGTTTTATTTCACCCGATTGCTTTGCCGTGCGAACGTCTCAGCGCAAGCGATGTGATGTGCATCCTATTACAGTTTGAGTCAATGAAGGGGATGGTGAATGGTTATTTCAGTGTCGGTATATCATTTGCATTCCGTTGATCGTCATGTATCGGAACAAGAAtacaattaaaattcataaatttggCGATGGAATTAAAGCATATGTAAAAGATTTGCTATTGCTTTATTTGGTTGTGCATCATGACTTTCGGAGAAAAGATTTTTATAGAGAAGCAACGGCATATCAaacttaaaaaagaaaattgtgtttCAAGTGGCACTGACTCATGCACAATACATATGATAAGTCATATAAGTTTCCACATTCTCCTGCTAAAACAGATCAAACAGATCGATACAGTCCAATGTACTGGCAGCGAAGTGGATGTTTTCTACGTCTTCTTTTTGTCACCAATCGATCAGTGCCTTGTtagattttcttttattttcctgtAAAGTATTTTTCAGCAGTAGCAAGCGAAAACAATGGCAGGAAAGTAGCATTAATAGAAAGGCTGACGCGAGAATGGTCGTTCAAGCTTTGCGAACattatgtttttgcttttcacacaCGTGCTATCAGCACGTTGAGCGGTTGTCTCGTTCACGCGCTTCGAAATTCGGTGCAACGTCCGAACCGGTCCCATAAGGACTCCACGTAGACAAGTTGTCTAGGGCAGACAGGTGGTAAGACGCATCTTGTCACAGGCCCAGAGGCGGATTTATCCATCTCGGGGCCCTAAGCGGGGGAAAGAATTGGGGCCCCTTGTAATATGTTTGATGACTGTTACGGTCGTCATGTGGTATGTTTTGAGATAGTCCCGGTATGTTCGATTTTGGGACGGTTGCCATGTAGTAACTTTGAACTCGCGTTGGTCAGGGTGGCcttcgtcatcgtttgccgaattAAGTAGAACTGAGGTGGATACTGCTTCGAAGCGGacgttcgacacttgatcgtccaggcgatcatagaaacctttaggaggtttcccttactggaaacgttggagtttagaggccttaccttgggcagggggacatatctaaactctttaaatgagaactcgatagatgtaggatgggcatagtcctatcctgacagtccgaacgaatctgacctgccatgatcggagttggttttatttatactcaaatgaagttaagggtttctcacatttggttccgggttgtatgttggaatgttattgttttcactaagctagttacgtttgtcttttgttgacaagaacaatggttcttgtcactaagttcctgttttgggtttaatgcttctactgttcctgctttgggttataaagcataaactgttcctgcttatgttgtacgtttcggttggttctgttaaatgtgtcacaattgtttttatatgaacagtgtggcctgagctcttccgggtgtgtatggtatgatctgatttactgaatgtgttataatgaatgtgttacaatggtgtgacttggctttccaaagtgtgttactaTGTGTCTATGgttgatagtgtgtattacaatatgttctgtatagcagatatgctacacccTAATTTCCTTAAGGCCCAGgtctatgaaaatgttgcgggaacatgtgttgccaaatcgtatggacgaactgtcaaactcatgttgcgggaacatttttgtggcaagagaaacaaatcgatttgtttcatgtttatgtGTTGTAGGAACATTTTCGGACTTGTTTGCATATCAAAACggataaaacataatttcaacttaatttagaaaaaaatatgtgaTGAAATACGTGcacaatttttgaaataaacagaaaaatcaataaatgttGCCATTGTACAAATGTTGCCGCAACATGTTTCTTACAAAAACTTGTCTTGTGCATTATTAACAAAACATCAATCGCTAATAAAAGTGAACTAACATGTGGAGGATTAGCTCGGGGCCCCCTTTATGCCGGGgccccccgcggccgctcagtccgcttATAGGAAAATCCGCCACTGCACAGGCCACGAGCTTCTTTTGAGACATGTCCGTCCTTAACCGCCAAACGGTACACGGCCTACTTACATGTAAATGACTAACAACTACATGATAGAGGAATGCTTCATTTATCAGTTgctaaattcaattttaatatttgataaaCTAAGCTTCAAAGCTTATTTGCACGAAGCCTCAATAACCGAGAGTTTGGGGTTATAGTTCCTCTTGTCCCCTTTTACCAACGATGGGCAGTATTGTATCAAAATGTACGAGTATAGGACAATTTTGAATAGAaatcactatttcaataggtACATCAAAAGTGAATGTGGGAAACAATGCAATAAATATGCTCGACCACGTCAATATGCCGGAAGAAACTCTCCAAAGCATCGGGGTATTAACCGAGCAAAATAGACAAACGTAAATGATAAAACAGCTGAGCCTTAATCTCTTTACTGCAAAGGAACATGGTGGAAGACGAAGAAGCAAgcgagaatgagagagaatgTGGGACTaaacgagaaagagaaagtGATCGTTTGGAAGACAGCATGTTCTTGGACGCTTGGTTCCATTCTACTGATTCTTCGGCCCACTCCATCACCCTCTTTCATACTTCCTTCGCAGCATCATTCGCCGGGGACTTTCAAAGGTGCTTGCGATGCGACGCAAACCGTATGTTTTTGCATAACCACCCCCGGGGCCTTGTCATAAACCGTCCGTCTACGGCGGACGGCACAAACGGCGGCGATCACGGTGCCCAATCGATGAATGAAGATCACATATCTTCGTCCGTCGTGTTATTTTACGAGGCTTTATGGCATTCGTCTCTCGTGCGGCTCGAGATGACTGTAAGCATTATGGCTCGTAAAACGCTGGAAGTCCGGTCAGCAGCTCCAGAGCGCTTCAGTGGCTTATATCTATTACTGCATACAATTACATCCCAAATATCGTGTCTGTCTGTGGCATTGAAATCGCGTATTGATTAAAATAGTCGCATAAttgctttttcttatttatgatttatttcgcTAGCGAAAAAAGCATTCTTGAACTTCACTCTCATCCCTGTAACAAAATCAGTCTTGGTAAAAGAGTttcaaaaaacatgaaataataaGTATTTGTGGATGTTTATAAAgtaaagttttattttgtttcaaaaatatttctaACGAATCTCGTATAGACTGATAATGGAAACGGTATGCGATTGGCAGTAAGTACAATGGTGAGTTATTCAAAATTTATTCATATCAGTAAAAAACAACCTTCTTCTAATACACTGAGCTCCACTCCTGGCTCAAGTGAAAGTAAACGTGAACCTTGAATCTATAtacaaagataaaaaaaaacttgcaaTTGCACGTTTTACTTGCACTCGATCACTATTCTTCAGCGTGGGATCCACTTCACTCTGCCAGGATGCATGGTTCGCTGATAAA
The Anopheles arabiensis isolate DONGOLA chromosome X, AaraD3, whole genome shotgun sequence DNA segment above includes these coding regions:
- the LOC120905852 gene encoding uncharacterized protein LOC120905852; amino-acid sequence: MAITPEKELSASELVDLAPLATEPGNDLISTVQERDEQKAAQDQSVEKPDEVQSKIEKALEDAMSDIVERDETEDISGKLIEALEEIPQEANSVGEDHVEQETTHDEAHDEAIVEASEDAAEGEDRCARVEV
- the LOC120905845 gene encoding polyadenylate-binding protein 6-like, giving the protein MERKATLTHVYVGNLAPNVNDQLLRRYLSMAGTVVSTKIARNAMTGESLLYGSAVFATTRDVQNVIRRLNGKVFHDKPLLVCSYGDCSSELHHYQRTVVIGNKEQYLTHSAICKRFAPYGRVLLCMQPKIRHRPSNAVFVLLESAEVASLVMKTRHGCWFVKPYRERMKQVRWGMETSELEPKRNPSHGATSSERKVRGARSDDPRPSQAVVPKLNVATRQQAGRFGRKASKAPGIEDDDAVFKIFGNLVLNDDVFQ